The following nucleotide sequence is from Chloracidobacterium validum.
CACTTCGCCGTTTTGTTCCGGCAAGCGGTTGGCAACTACTTTTTTTATGCGCTCGCCAGTGCCGGCATTTTGGCGATAGGTGGCTGGCTAGTCATCAATCGGCAACTCACCATCGGGCAGTTGGTGGCGGCCGAAATCGTCGTGGTGTCTGTGCTCGCCGGCTTGGATAAAGTCATTAGCCAACTCGAACATGTTTACGACCTCCTCACCGCGCTCGACAAGGTCGGGCATGTGGAAGACCTCCCGATTGAGCGAAAGGGCGGGATCGAAGTCCCAGACCGGGAAAATGGAGCGTCGGTGGTGTGTCGCAATGTCCGTTTTAGCTATCGCCCGGGCACGGAGGTCCTGTCAGGGGTAGACTTGAGTGTGGGCACTGGCGAGTGGGTCAGCGTCGTTGGATTGAGCGGCGCTGGCAAATCCACGCTGATGGCATTGATTTGTGGGTTGCTTGAACCCTCGCATGGGACGGTCGAAGTCAATGGCGTGGATGTTCGGGACGCAAACCTGGACACGCTACGCCTGCTTGTTGGCATGGTTGGTGACCGGGAGGAAATCTTTGAGGGAACGATTGAAGAAAACCTGCGGGTCGGGGCGGACTGGCTGACCCAAGAAGACATTCGGTGGGCAATTGACCTCATGCAGCTCACGAATGAGTTAGCTGAACTGCCGCAGGGACTGCAAACACCGCTGGTGAGTGGGGGCTACAACTTGTCCCGTGGGCAGGTGCAGCGACTGCTGCTGGCGCGCACGATTGCCCGGCGTCCGAAGCTCCTTATCCTCGACGAAGCGTTCATGGGCATCGATGAGTGCGCCAAGCTCAAAATTCTCGATGCAATCTATGACCGCGCCCACCGCTGGACAATTATTGACATCTCCCACGATTCCGAAGTGGTTGTTCGGTCGTCCACCATTCACGTCCTGGACAAAGGCATGATTATTGAAACTGGCTCGCCGGAGGAACTGTCGTGGCGGCGCGGCGGGGCTTTTGCTTCATTGTTCCCGGAAGTCTCGCGGCAATTGATCGGGAAACGACTGCCCACTGGCAGAAGTTGAGCACCGGTAAGATTGAGTTTGGTGACTTCGATAAGCGAGGAAGTGATTGGTCATGGCGCAACCTGCACGTCAACTCAAAGCCATCCCCGGTAAGTTTCCATCCTCGGCCCCACAGGCGCTGAAGTTGGTTGAGTCGCCGCGTCCGGCGCGGCCGCTGGCGCTGATTCTCATGTTGGTGCTGGTCTTGTTTGTACTGGCGCTGATTTACGTGCCCTGGCAGCAGTCCATCACGGGCGTTGGGCAAGTCATCGTCTTTTCCCCAAATGATCGCCCGCAAAACGTGCAGGCACAGATTTCTGGCCGCCTCAAAGGCTGGAGAGTCAAGGAAGGCGATTTCGTGGAAGCTGGAACGGTTATTGCCGAAATCGCTGAAATCGATCCGAAATTTCTCGATCCAAATCAGCTCGAACGACTGGAGCGGCAGCGTGAATTTTTGGTGGCGCAGCGTGAGGCGGCCCAGAATCGAGCGGCGGCGCTGGCGAAACAAATTGCGGCGCTCGAGCAATCCCGGAACCTGGCCATCCCGGCGGCGGACGAGCGGGCGCGGCAAGCCGCCGACCGGCTCCGGTCGGCCGAGCAATCCCTGGAAGCCGCCAAGCAAAAGCTGCTGGCGGATGAACTCAACTTTGAACGTATCCGAGACCTGAACAAGGGTAAAAAAGACGCCGATGGCAACTGGATCATTCAACCTGGCTTGCGCTCCGACCGTGACTTTGAATTGGCTCGGCAAACGGTTGAAACATCGCGGGCGGATGTTGTTCGGTTACAGGCGCTCCTGGATGCCGCCGTCCGTGACACCAAGGTGGCCGACCTCGATGCGCGTCGGGTTGAAAATGACACCCTCGCCACATTGAGCAGTGCGCAAAGCTCCTATGCGTCCGCCCAGGAAACCATTGCTTCGCTGAGCAACAGCATCCAGAAGCTCGACATCGAGATTCAGAACTTCCGAGAACGGGTGACCCAGCGGCAGGTGGTTGCGCCACGCGCCGGTCAAGTCACCCAGTTGCGGGCGGTGGGTGAGACCGAGACGCTCAAATCAGGCGATGTCTTGTGCGTCCTTGTGCCCCAAGCCAAAGAAGAAGAACAGGCCGTGGAACTCCTGGTGAGCGACTTCGACGCCCCACTGGTGCGGGTGGGTGATCCCGTCCGGTTGCAGTTTGAGGGGTTTCCGGCTGTCCAGTTTGTCGCCTGGCCATCCGTGGCCATCGGCACGTTTGGCGGACGGATTGTCGCCATTGACTCAGTGGACGATGGGATGAACCGCTTCCGCCTGCTCGTCCGCCCGGACTATGACGCCATTGAACAGGGCAAGGATGATCCGTGGCCGGAAACGGCGATGCTGCGCCCCGGAACCCAAGCCACCGGCTGGGTCATGCTCCGGGTCGTCTCGCTCGGATTCGAGTTATGGCGGCAGTTCAACGGTTTCCCGCCGATGTTTGACCATAACCCAATCGAGCGGAAGAAGAAGCCCAAGGACGAAAAGGCGAAAGCCAAGACCGTCGGCAAAGGCAGCAAGGAAGACGATGGCGACAAAGATGACAAGTAAAGCAAAACAGAAGTGGATTGTCGTCCTAGGCCTATCGTTGCTCTGCGGGGCTGGAAGCCGTGATGAGGTGTTACTGGCGCAATCGGTGCCGCTTGGCATTGTTCAGACACCGACTGATGATGAGCGGCGATTGGCGTCCGCGGTCGCTCACGCCGCTGGCAGTCCACAGTCGGGCCGGCGGCCCGGGTTACCGCCGCCGGGGAATCCAAACCCTCCGTTGCTGCTGGAGCGCGTTTTTCAAATCATTGATGACCAGCATCCCAAACTGCGTGGCTCGGTGATCGAGCGCCAAGTTGCGACGGCTAAACGGATTGAAAAGCAAGGCGCGTTTGACCCCATCCTCTCGGCCTCGACCGATTACCTGCGCTACAACAGCTCCTCCAAACGCGGCCAGGTATCGGAAGCTTTCGGCATCGGAACCGAAGTCAATTTTCTGACGCGCTCCGGGATCAAGTTTTTTGTTGCGTCCAATCTCAACTTGGGAGCCACGAAGTCCCCGCTTTCGGCGACTGGTGACGCCGGTGAATACGTCTTCGGATTGAAAGTTCCGCTGTTCCGCGACTTCCGGGTGAATGAAAAGTCAATTGGCGAACGCCAGGCCCTGCTTGGCGAGTCACAAGCCGACATTGCCGTGACGCAGACGCGGCTAGAACTGTTTCGGAAGGCGGCCGACGATTATTGGGACTGGGTCGCGGCCAAGCGCCGCCTGGATGTGGCGCGCGACCTACTCAAGCTGGCTGAGATTCGGAATGACGCCATCCGCCAGCGAACTGTCGTCGGCGACTTGCCGCCGATTGATGCGGTCGAAGCCGAACAAGAAGTGCAGCGCCGGCAAGCTGGCGTGACCAAAGCCGAGCGGGATTTTCAAAAAGCTCAGTTCAAGCTGTCGTTGTCCCTATGGTTGGATGATGTCACCGCCCAGCCGCCGCCCGACGAACGGGTGGTCCTGGATGTCAGCCTTCAGCTCGAACCAACTGAAGTGACGGATGCCGAAATCGCTGATGCCATCAATTTGGCTATTCAGCGCCGTCCAGAGCTACAGGCGATTGCCATTTTGAAGGACACCACCCGCCTTGACCTCGATTTGGCGCGCAACCAGCGGCGTCCAGTGCTGGATTTTGCCCTCGTGCCAGGGCGCGACATTGGTCCGGGGGGTATTGGAACGACCCTCAAGGCCGGCGTCCTCTTTGAGCTTCCGCTTCGGCAACGCACGGCGGATGGACGCATTGCCCAGGCGCAGTTGAAGCTCCAGAAGCTGGATTTGGAAGAGCGGACGCTTCGGCAACAAATCACGACCGAAATTTACGATACGGCCTCGGCCATCAATACCGCCTGGCAGCGCTATCTGGCGACGAAACGCGAATTGGAAGCTGCCATCGTGCTCGAACGCGGTGAAAATCAACGCTTCCTACTGGGCGACAGCTCACTGTTTCTGGTCAACCAGCGTGAGCGAGCGACCGCCGAAGCGCGCAACAAGCTCATTGATGTGCAGGCTGAGTATGAACAGGCCCGCGCCGCGCTGCGTCTGGCGACAATGCAGTTCTGACACCGGCTGAAACCGGCTTCCCGGTGCGGGAGCCGGCTTCAGTGTTGTGGACGCTCATCAGGTGGT
It contains:
- a CDS encoding peptidase domain-containing ABC transporter: MGDSGGHGVTAAFSAADSDHAHPTPTQRLWRLLVLDSRDMLAILAYTTVAGLFSLAVPITAQVLVNTIAQGQALQQLVVLAALVLFFLSFAGVLRLFQLVLLERLQQRIFVRVSMNLGDRLPRLQLGALTGEYAPELVNRFFDVINIQKAFAKLALDGLDAVLKVFVGLLLLAFYSPILLGFDLAVVFAGLFIIFVLGINGLRTSILESKKKYKVAAWLEELARCHISFKMSGTLDFITEQTNALSVAYLKARRSHFAVLFRQAVGNYFFYALASAGILAIGGWLVINRQLTIGQLVAAEIVVVSVLAGLDKVISQLEHVYDLLTALDKVGHVEDLPIERKGGIEVPDRENGASVVCRNVRFSYRPGTEVLSGVDLSVGTGEWVSVVGLSGAGKSTLMALICGLLEPSHGTVEVNGVDVRDANLDTLRLLVGMVGDREEIFEGTIEENLRVGADWLTQEDIRWAIDLMQLTNELAELPQGLQTPLVSGGYNLSRGQVQRLLLARTIARRPKLLILDEAFMGIDECAKLKILDAIYDRAHRWTIIDISHDSEVVVRSSTIHVLDKGMIIETGSPEELSWRRGGAFASLFPEVSRQLIGKRLPTGRS
- a CDS encoding HlyD family secretion protein, whose amino-acid sequence is MAQPARQLKAIPGKFPSSAPQALKLVESPRPARPLALILMLVLVLFVLALIYVPWQQSITGVGQVIVFSPNDRPQNVQAQISGRLKGWRVKEGDFVEAGTVIAEIAEIDPKFLDPNQLERLERQREFLVAQREAAQNRAAALAKQIAALEQSRNLAIPAADERARQAADRLRSAEQSLEAAKQKLLADELNFERIRDLNKGKKDADGNWIIQPGLRSDRDFELARQTVETSRADVVRLQALLDAAVRDTKVADLDARRVENDTLATLSSAQSSYASAQETIASLSNSIQKLDIEIQNFRERVTQRQVVAPRAGQVTQLRAVGETETLKSGDVLCVLVPQAKEEEQAVELLVSDFDAPLVRVGDPVRLQFEGFPAVQFVAWPSVAIGTFGGRIVAIDSVDDGMNRFRLLVRPDYDAIEQGKDDPWPETAMLRPGTQATGWVMLRVVSLGFELWRQFNGFPPMFDHNPIERKKKPKDEKAKAKTVGKGSKEDDGDKDDK
- a CDS encoding TolC family protein — its product is MTSKAKQKWIVVLGLSLLCGAGSRDEVLLAQSVPLGIVQTPTDDERRLASAVAHAAGSPQSGRRPGLPPPGNPNPPLLLERVFQIIDDQHPKLRGSVIERQVATAKRIEKQGAFDPILSASTDYLRYNSSSKRGQVSEAFGIGTEVNFLTRSGIKFFVASNLNLGATKSPLSATGDAGEYVFGLKVPLFRDFRVNEKSIGERQALLGESQADIAVTQTRLELFRKAADDYWDWVAAKRRLDVARDLLKLAEIRNDAIRQRTVVGDLPPIDAVEAEQEVQRRQAGVTKAERDFQKAQFKLSLSLWLDDVTAQPPPDERVVLDVSLQLEPTEVTDAEIADAINLAIQRRPELQAIAILKDTTRLDLDLARNQRRPVLDFALVPGRDIGPGGIGTTLKAGVLFELPLRQRTADGRIAQAQLKLQKLDLEERTLRQQITTEIYDTASAINTAWQRYLATKRELEAAIVLERGENQRFLLGDSSLFLVNQRERATAEARNKLIDVQAEYEQARAALRLATMQF